The sequence AGATGAGGACGATGCCGTATTTTTGGGTTTCCTTCCGCAGGGTCTCGAGAAATCCCGGCACCGGCAATACGCACCCTATGTTACCGACAACAGGTTCGAGAATGACGCAGGCGAGAGATCTCCAGTCTTTCCTGACGGTCTCCCTAAAGTTCCTGACGTCGTTGAAAGGAAGGGTTATGGTGTTTCTTGCATAGGAACGGGGTACGCCGGGGCTGTCCGGAACACCGAAAGTTGTTGCGCCAGAACCTGCTTTTACGAGGAGTCCGTCGGCATGGCCGTGATAGCAGCCCTCGAACTTGATTATCTTGTCCCTCCCGGTGTATCCCCTCGCCACCCTGATCGCGCTCATCGTCGCCTCAGTTCCGGAACTCACCATCCTGACCTTCTCGATGGAAGGGTAGGCCTTCAGGATAAGTTCGGCAAGCTCTGTCTCGAGTTCCGTTGGCGCGCCGTAACTGGTGCCTTTTGCGAGTGCTGACCGCAGGGCTTTTATAACTGCCGGATGGGCGTGGCCGAGTATCATCGGTCCCCAGGAGAGCACATAGTCTATATACTCATTTCCGTCGGCATCGTAGATCTTCGAGCCCTTTGCATGGTCGATGAAAAGAGGGTTCCCTCCCACAGCCTTGAAGGCCCTCACAGGACTGTTGACGCCCCCGGGAATCACGTTGACCGCCCGTTCAAAGAGTTTTCTCGATCTCTTCCAGTTCATTTCAGGCTCCTTTCGCCGGCAAGAAGGAAAATACAAACTCTTTATTATAACACAGGATGCCTATGATAGAACAAAGGCCGTTTTCTTGTCAAAAGCCCTTTGGATTGTGTTGGATTGCCGGAAGAGTCTATGCCGGAACTAGATCGTGAGGGAACGAAAACCTTTCCTCACTTCTTTGATCTTTCCGCAGGTATAGGCTCCTTCGGGGCATGGGGCGTAGAGACAGG comes from Thermodesulfovibrionales bacterium and encodes:
- the hemL gene encoding glutamate-1-semialdehyde 2,1-aminomutase — its product is MNWKRSRKLFERAVNVIPGGVNSPVRAFKAVGGNPLFIDHAKGSKIYDADGNEYIDYVLSWGPMILGHAHPAVIKALRSALAKGTSYGAPTELETELAELILKAYPSIEKVRMVSSGTEATMSAIRVARGYTGRDKIIKFEGCYHGHADGLLVKAGSGATTFGVPDSPGVPRSYARNTITLPFNDVRNFRETVRKDWRSLACVILEPVVGNIGCVLPVPGFLETLRKETQKYGIVLIFDEVMTGFRVAYGGAQAHYGIKPDMTCLGKIIGGGMPVGAYGGKGEIMAMVAPEGPVYQAGTLSGNPVAMTAGIETLKVLSRKGTYERLDGTMERLEEGLKDAAGKAGVTTRFYRAGTMFCSYFTDREVIDYPSAKTSDTTKFARFFMGMLERGINIAPSQFEAGFLSLAHTAKDIDKTVRAAYETFKEIRR